Genomic DNA from Trichoderma asperellum chromosome 5, complete sequence:
AAATGGATAAATCCCAAGTTCCTCTAAAAGTAGGCCGCTTTCCTATATAGTACATATGAATTTGATGTTATAGCCATTTATAGGTCGTTCATCTGCAGGTTTGATGTTGGTTTGTCATTATCTGGCCAAGCATTTTGTGGTGCTGAAAAGTCGATCTAAAGCATATCCCCTGTTGATATACAAAAGAATTTGAGTGTTAATACTTACGAGTGTCTAGCCCATAGGCCCCCGCCCCCCGTCAGATAATTTTATCTACAATAGTTACCCATAGTAGTAAATGCAGCAGATTAggtcttctctttccaaaGGCCCAAGCCATCGCCTTCGCTACCGTCGTAGTAGTGATTTGTTGGCGCCTCGAGTCCTTCCTGATGAGATTTAGGGTATGCGCCCGTCGAGTCACCTCGCATTCACTCTTGGGATCGGGCGACTGTGTTTTTAACCGGCTTGACGACGTCGGCTCCAAGTATTGCTCAACATGTAGGTAACAGAACAACACATGCATATGCGACTCTCTACTTCTTCAATAATCGTAATTTCTCGATCCTGGGCCACTTCTGGTATACAACACTCTCTAGTCGCTGTTTGCGGATCTGCGCCCCATGCGCGCTCTGCGGCGTCTAGTAGCTGCCCCTCGTTGGCAAGGGTGTTCCAGAACTGTCATGTATCTCACCTGATTGGACGTCGCTTTTAAGCACCTGCATCAGCACTGCCGTCTCGCATCGCGATTCCCTCAATCAGCTCACTGCTGTCGCAACATGGGAGAAGTGCTAATTCTCCACCCGATTCCTTGTACAACTCTTGAGGACGTCGAATCAATCATCTAGCATGGAGAATCAACGAAATCCAGCCGAGGCGCAGCGGAGAAAGGTCACTACATACGGGAAACTAGCTTCTCGCAAACGTCACACCGGCGCAGGTCCAACCTCGTCGCTTCTCCAGGTTTCGTCGACAGAAACAAGCTCTTCAGCAACTTCAGCGACTCATCGACCTAAACAGCCCCAGCCATCTCCCTTGCAGACTGACGATTCTTCGCGACCGCAGAAAACGCTTAGCAGTGCCAGGCATATAGCCCTCGATGCTGCTCGTAAACAACAGGCGAGCGAGACAGACACAACACGCAAACGAAGCCACAAGTCTGCGTTTGGTACGGGAAACCCTGTAGCGGCGATAGACGTCGTGGCCGCACGCCGGCTTTCCAGGCCATCTTCAGCCCAGGAGCAGATACGACACTCCGACGGAGCAGATGTCAAAGATACAAAACCGAATGCTGTTAAGAATGGATCGGTATATTCCAAGTCCACAACCTCACTACCGGCGACACCAAAAAGATCGAGTGCTGTTGAACTGGCTGCTATTGGGCTTGAGAAAGATATAGAAGCAAAGATATTATATGGAAACAAGTCGCCAGAAACGCCGCCGACGCGTCGACGCCGTTTGATCGATGCGCTTGTAGCAGAAAAAACTAGTGATCCCAGCGCTAGCCCAAGCCAGAGTGTCCCTGTATTTGAGCATATCAATAGGACCGAGCATAAAGCTCCGGATGGGCGTCCCAGCATTCGCAAGGACGCGCCGCTGCGCAGGACCGCCTCCGACACCACTACActggaaaagaggaagatcaAGTTCACTTACAGCCAATCCCGAAGCATTCTTCAAGATTCACAGGAGTCGAATGCAACTGAGCCCACTGACTTTCCTTCTATCGATGATATCGACGAACCTTTGAAGCCTCCGTCTCCGActattgaagaagacgatgatgatgatgatgaattgaAGACCAAGGTTGCTATTAGGAGCGTTCATGAGCTGCGACGAGCCGGCGCCAATAACCGATCGTCAGATGAAGTCGATGATCTGCTTTCTAGAATCGGAGCACCAGGATCTTTGGCGTCAACCATGCGGAGAAATGCCCTGTGCGAGCTAGCTGATAAGCTGCAAAACAAAGAGTTTATGAATCAATTTCGTGACCATGCATCGCGAGACAACATAGCCAAGGGAATTAGTAAGGAGAAAGATACAATCAGCGGGTTTCTCCTCGCTGCTGCCTTTGTTATCTTCCTATCATCAGGTCCTGCGCCGCATATGCTTCACCAATTAACAGAAAACAAGGTTGGCGCATGGTTGAGTAATCTTCTCAATATACAGGAGGATATAAACGCTATAGCAACTCAGAAATCTTCTAATATGCCGAAAACAACCAGAAACTCACTAGCCAGCGTGAAGAAGACACTGCTGGAAATGCCACTATGGCATGGCTACCAATTGCTGCATCTCTCTCCTCAAACCATTGCCTTGCAACTGCTCTCTATGCTTGTGGGTCTATTAGACCCCCAAGAGGTCCAAGCTATATTGGATGATACTGCTACCAGCATCTCGGAATTGAGATCCCATTTTGCGTCTCTCGACTCTCGCAACGATGTCAATTATGCGCTCACCATCCGCATTCTCGAGGCGCAATCCAGCTCCTTAACCTCCACAAATGACACTTTTGCCCAAGTCCAGCAAGAAATGTCCGAGATCGCTACGTTCCTCCGAAGCATGCTGCAAGACTGGCCAAAAACCCACAACGACATAGATGCTACCTTGTTAAAGCTTGCCATCAACACAACTAATAATGAGACAAGGGCAGCCGCAATTCAAACCCCCCAGCTGCTATCAAGCCTAACCCGCTGTATAATCTCCGGATTTTCGGCTGTTGAGAGTGCTATTCAAAAGTCAACCTTCGAAAGTAACATTTATGACGAGCTCCTCCTCATACTTGGGATCATGATCAATGTTCTGGAGCACTCCTCGGACGCGCGTATATCTATCGATGCGGATGAAATCAATCAGCTAATTTCGACTTGGTCCGAGCTCGAACGTGTAATGGAAAAGGTatgtttatttttctttatacaaAAAAACTcctcccccccctccccttttcttAAAACATAAAGTTCTTTCTACACTCACTAACTCATAAATTATAGGACGATTCAGTCGAGACCTCAAAACTCGGCATAGCATACAGCTACCTCGCTATAATACTGGGATATTCATACTTAGGTCACCCGGAGCTACCGGTCACAAACGGCTTGCTCCCAGCTATACAACACTTCATAACGATATATAAGACAGTCAACCACAAAACAGTAGAGCTGGAAAGCCTTGTACATAGCCTCTCTGGAAGATCCTGTTAGGGACATTTTCTGTAACGCCGTGTATATATACCTCTGTCATAAATTGCAGAAATTGAATACTCATTTCCATACCATGATGTTGAAGTGTGTAATCTACACTATCAAAGTACAGTAAAACCTAGTATAAGTTAAGTAACTATGCACGTAGATCCGACATatgtttctatttttaactatactGTTCAATAATTAATGTTTCTAGCACTTTATTAACGTTTAATTTAAATGTACGGATTCGAACtctgcatgtatgtataaatAGTCGCGACACTCTGCGTTAGGCTAGTTCGCTTTATTGGTACTAGCACTTGCATTAGcctgctttttttcccatgTGATAGCGCCCCAACGTCCCACCTCTGCCCCGGCATTTCATCCCTCCATCAAGGTAAGTCCTGATAACATCACTACTTTTATCATCGCttcatccatccacccaAGAGCCCCTATAGAATTTCAATGCCTTCCCTGAAGCAAAGAAAGGTTGCCATCGTGGGCAGTCGATCGGTTGGTAAGtcagagaggaaaaagacaaaacgaAGCCCATGATATGGCTCCAAGCCTATCTATAGCCGCTTCGCCACCCTTGCAGCACAATACCTGACTTCCTGATGCTAGGCAAATCATCGCTCGCTGTGCAGTTCGTTGACGGTCACTTCGTGGAGAGCTATTACCCGACGATAGAAAACACTTTCAGCAAGACTATACAGTGGAAGGGCCAGGATTTCTCGACGGAAATCGTCGACACCGCTGGACAGGTAGGCACCGCGGTCGCGCCATTCGATCGTCGCAACCCAGCGCTTACAGGCTGTACGTGACACAGGATGAATACAGCATCTTAAACTCGAAGCATTTCATCGGCATCCATGGATACATGCTAGTTTATTCAGTATCGTCCCTGCCATCGTTTGAGATGGTTCAGATCGTCAGAGAAAAGATCCTTAATCATCTAGTGGGTGCCCATCTTCCCCTCAGAGACCGTCCATGACAGAACGACCACCGCTGACACACGTGCCTTGAAATCGCGCACAGGGTACCGAATCCGTTCCCATCGTCATCGTAGGTAACAAGAGCGATCTTCGACCAGAGCAGCGCCAAGTCAGCCCCGAAGAGGGCAAGAAGCTGTCCGAGAAATTCCAGTGCGGCTGGACAGAAGCGAGCGCGAGATACAATCAGAATGTTGGCAGGGCATTTGAGCTTCTGATTGGCGAGATTGAGAAATCTCAGAGCCCTGGAGAACCCCCAGCAAAGAGCAATTGTCTCTTGATGTAACTCATACCGAGCTAAAGAGATGCCCGCCAGCAAGACGATATATCTTAGAGCAGAGAACCCTTTTCTCACAGACGCTAAATAACGTCCTTGCTATAATATCAGTCAGGGAATAGGATAATAACGCCGCTATTAGTAGAATTTTAATCATGTTGCTACTTTGTATACAAAATGGCACTGGATAGGTACAGATAGGACTAAGAGTCGCACAGACAGATAAACACTATAACAATACTATGTGATCTTTTCTCATTAGGAGACCGCTAATCAGCATAGTCGTAAATATTTCTGAATACAGTGCAGGCTACAAATCAAAACCACAGGTGGTTGTCATAGGACGTATAAGATACTGATTTCTAAGCCCAACTGTGCAAGATTGCAAAATGAATCAACGCATCTCATTCCACAATTTGTGGCAGCCATTTCTTAGTGATCGATACTGAGATAAAATGCGTTAGTATCTCTTATTCCTCGAGCCGGTAGGGCGGGGCCTTGAAACTCACTCTTCCCAAAGTCTGCCTTGTACAGATTGCAATTCTTCAGCCGTCAACCGTTTACCAGCCGTGAAATAGCCTTGGAATGTTAGCGGCTAGTGTCCACAAGAGTGTTGGTTTGGATGACTTACCAGCAGTAATTTTGGCATCGATTTCAACTCTTGAGTCGGCGGGGATGAGCTCATCTGGAAGTTCCACTCTCTCGTGGATGGGGATTCTGCAATAATCAGGCAACATGCCACGATAAACATTCAAGTATAGAGCTTGACTTACCCTTGACCAACTATGGCATCGTGTTTCATACTGGTGCCCAGGTtagcacatatatatatatcacagGCTAGAGACATGTAAGCAATTACTTACTTGCTCATGCTCAACATGCGATCGATCTTCTTAATGCCTAGCCAGTGAAGGATATCTGGCATCAGAGCCTGGAAGCGCATGTCTTTCACACCAGCAATATTCTCAGTCCTCATGAAATAGTCGGATGCTCGATCCTCGCCACGCTTGCGTGCGTTGTATACCACTATTCTTTTTGTCAGTATTATgctttaagtaatatattaaatgtAACCCTAATCTAGGATAGGCAGCCATACAGTACTATGATAAGTGTTAGCAAGCTTGCTTGTTACTGGATGATGGGGTGTGAGTAGCATACCTTTGTCACTTCTCCAAGAGCGCGACCTTCTTTTCTGAAGTATATAACTACACCACTGCCACCATTCTGAGCCTCTTTGACAGCTTCCTCGATGCCAAAGATTAGGTAAGGCCGGCATGTACAAATATCGGAGCCAAAAACGTCGCTTCCGTTGCACTACGCCCAGTCAGCGTCTTGTCACCGCCACTTGCTAGCGAAGGCCTACCTCATCGTGAATTCTCAGTGACAACCGAACATTTTCATCCGACATTTTCTCAGGGTCACCGAAGCAATATACAGTCAACCCGCCTGCGCAAAACCGTTAGCTTTATTCTTGCTGtttcccctttcccttttccttttttgaaTTGTGGCAGTCAGTAATTCAATGGTTCATCCACATACCGATTGGTGGGAGGAAGACTTTGATGTCTCCACGGGTTATCAACTGTAGCTGATAAATATGCGTCATCTCTGCCATGAGAGTGAGTATGCACTTACCTCTGGATAGCTTCCTCCCGTGTGTTCAAATAGAGAGCGGCGCAAAGTAGCCTCATCTATGACTGGTTAACTCGCATACTCCCAAATGTCTCAAATCACTCACCAATTCCAAATCTCTCTGCTACACCGGGAAGGTACCAAACCTAGAGCCAATAACATGAGTATCACGTTTTAACTTCTCGAGAATCCATTCATACCGGCTCGACAGCAAATTTGGTCACTGCCAACTCTCCACGCTCGTTCAAGCACACTTTCCCATCGGGAACCCTATAAATTGCGTTAGCTGAGAAACTCGCGCTTAGATCGATTGCACGACGTACAGTCGACCACTC
This window encodes:
- a CDS encoding uncharacterized protein (EggNog:ENOG41); the protein is MENQRNPAEAQRRKVTTYGKLASRKRHTGAGPTSSLLQVSSTETSSSATSATHRPKQPQPSPLQTDDSSRPQKTLSSARHIALDAARKQQASETDTTRKRSHKSAFGTGNPVAAIDVVAARRLSRPSSAQEQIRHSDGADVKDTKPNAVKNGSVYSKSTTSLPATPKRSSAVELAAIGLEKDIEAKILYGNKSPETPPTRRRRLIDALVAEKTSDPSASPSQSVPVFEHINRTEHKAPDGRPSIRKDAPLRRTASDTTTLEKRKIKFTYSQSRSILQDSQESNATEPTDFPSIDDIDEPLKPPSPTIEEDDDDDDELKTKVAIRSVHELRRAGANNRSSDEVDDLLSRIGAPGSLASTMRRNALCELADKLQNKEFMNQFRDHASRDNIAKGISKEKDTISGFLLAAAFVIFLSSGPAPHMLHQLTENKVGAWLSNLLNIQEDINAIATQKSSNMPKTTRNSLASVKKTLLEMPLWHGYQLLHLSPQTIALQLLSMLVGLLDPQEVQAILDDTATSISELRSHFASLDSRNDVNYALTIRILEAQSSSLTSTNDTFAQVQQEMSEIATFLRSMLQDWPKTHNDIDATLLKLAINTTNNETRAAAIQTPQLLSSLTRCIISGFSAVESAIQKSTFESNIYDELLLILGIMINVLEHSSDARISIDADEINQLISTWSELERVMEKDDSVETSKLGIAYSYLAIILGYSYLGHPELPVTNGLLPAIQHFITIYKTVNHKTVELESLVHSLSGRSC
- the RHB1 gene encoding GTP-binding protein, whose product is MPSLKQRKVAIVGSRSVGKSSLAVQFVDGHFVESYYPTIENTFSKTIQWKGQDFSTEIVDTAGQDEYSILNSKHFIGIHGYMLVYSVSSLPSFEMVQIVREKILNHLGTESVPIVIVGNKSDLRPEQRQVSPEEGKKLSEKFQCGWTEASARYNQNVGRAFELLIGEIEKSQSPGEPPAKSNCLLM
- the URG1 gene encoding Uracil-regulated protein 1 (EggNog:ENOG41), which gives rise to MAADAQQDGVLDTLRDIQQTQQQLLSSLESLNGKIGSSAISTEALSGASLLPGDNKDAKQKDAEAAEDLTPIHSSFENGAAQPSSALSPASRSGFTSRIVLTTYPKQLGIDPIPLDWGNSDPLQRGPVVVSRAASTIRRRNAIGGDGGSYSIYYALAVASKELNVDHRPDFTNAEPAANIGPFPQWGDKKKIVAMDPWGHLVPWTFKDIIEKQNVDMRPTIAITKAHMKLPELEESVKSGRLVPDGKVCLNERGELAVTKFAVEPVWYLPGVAERFGIDEATLRRSLFEHTGGSYPELITRGDIKVFLPPIGGLTVYCFGDPEKMSDENVRLSLRIHDECNGSDVFGSDICTCRPYLIFGIEEAVKEAQNGGSGVVIYFRKEGRALGEVTKYCMAAYPRLGIVVYNARKRGEDRASDYFMRTENIAGVKDMRFQALMPDILHWLGIKKIDRMLSMSNMKHDAIVGQGIPIHERVELPDELIPADSRVEIDAKITAGYFTAGKRLTAEELQSVQGRLWEDIDH